A portion of the Anaerolineae bacterium genome contains these proteins:
- the pstC gene encoding phosphate ABC transporter permease subunit PstC, with the protein MQREIAVGAPFAPPEIATSVGEVAPDLRRRLRPGEVAVQAFLRLCGVVSILTTVGIVYVLGRESLLFFRSAEVSIREFVTSTTWQPAIGHFGIWPLVNATLMTSSMAMLVALPLGLAVALYLSEYASERARNTLKPILEVLAGVPTVVYGYFALTAMTPLLRSLLGQSVVEIYNTASAGIVMGILVLPLVTSMSEDALSAVPRSLREAAYALGATKLETSVRVVLPAALSGISAAVIVAISRAIGETMIVAIAAGAGPAFTFNPFKAAETMTGHIARISGGDLSYDSVDYNSIFAIGLVLFFMTLSLNVVSRWVVNRFREVYE; encoded by the coding sequence ATGCAGCGGGAGATAGCCGTTGGAGCACCCTTCGCGCCACCAGAGATAGCCACCTCCGTCGGCGAGGTCGCCCCGGACCTGCGACGGCGCTTGCGGCCCGGCGAGGTCGCCGTACAGGCGTTTCTGCGGCTCTGCGGGGTCGTCTCGATTCTGACCACCGTGGGCATCGTCTATGTCTTGGGCCGGGAGTCGCTGCTGTTCTTCCGCAGCGCCGAGGTGAGCATACGGGAGTTCGTCACTTCCACCACCTGGCAACCGGCCATCGGGCACTTCGGTATCTGGCCTCTGGTCAACGCCACCCTCATGACCAGCTCCATGGCCATGCTGGTGGCCCTGCCCCTGGGGCTGGCCGTGGCCCTGTACCTGAGCGAGTACGCTTCCGAGCGGGCACGCAACACCCTGAAGCCAATCCTAGAAGTCCTGGCTGGGGTACCTACCGTGGTCTATGGTTACTTCGCCCTCACGGCCATGACCCCGCTCCTCCGTTCCCTTCTGGGACAGAGCGTGGTGGAGATCTACAACACCGCCTCCGCTGGCATCGTCATGGGCATACTGGTCCTACCGTTGGTCACCTCCATGAGTGAGGACGCCCTCAGCGCTGTGCCCCGGTCGCTGCGCGAGGCAGCCTACGCCCTGGGGGCCACCAAACTGGAGACCTCGGTGCGAGTGGTGCTGCCCGCCGCCCTCTCCGGCATCTCCGCCGCCGTGATCGTGGCCATCTCCAGAGCCATCGGCGAAACCATGATCGTAGCCATCGCTGCCGGAGCCGGCCCCGCCTTCACCTTCAACCCTTTCAAGGCTGCCGAGACTATGACCGGGCATATTGCGCGCATCAGCGGCGGCGACCTGAGCTACGACTCCGTAGACTACAACAGCATCTTCGCCATCGGCCTGGTGCTGTTCTTCATGACCCTGTCTCTCAACGTGGTCAGCCGTTGGGTGGTGAATCGCTTCCGGGAGGTGTACGAATGA